The genomic DNA ACCGCTGTATTTAGTGATGGCTCTTTTTGTTACATTCCTAAAGGGGTCCACTGTCCTATGGAGCTCTCGACCTATTTTCGAATCAATGCCAGCAATACAGGTCAATTTGAGCGGACTTTAATTGTAGCAGAAGAAGATGCTTATGTTAGCTATTTAGAAGGATGTACAGCCCCTATGCGGGATGAGCACCAATTACATGCTGCAGTAGTAGAGATTTATGCTGAAAAAGGAGCCCATGTAAAATATGCTACAGTGCAAAACTGGTATCCAGGCAATGCAGACGGCGTAGGCGGGGTCTATAATTTTGTAACCAAACGAGGCCTTTGTGCCGGCGCGCATGCTAAAATCTCCTGGACACAAGTAGAAACTGGTTCAGCCATTACTTGGAAGTATCCTAGCTGCATTTTAATGGGAGACCATTCAGTTGGTGAATTTTATTCTGTAGCGGTAACCAAAAACAAACAGCAAGCAGATACAGGTACAAAAATGATTCACTTAGGGAAACATACTAAGAGTCGCATTGTAGCCAAGGGCATTGCAGCTGGCCAGTCTAACAATAGTTATAGAGGATTGGTCAAGCTCGCAGCTGGAGCGGCCCATGCCACTAATTTTTCTCAATGCGATTCTTTACTGATGGGCAACAGCTGTGGCGCCCATACTTTTCCTTATATAGAGGTAAAAAACCCAACCGGAAAGGTTGCACATGAAGCCACCACCTCTAAAATTAGTGAAGAGCAACTTTTTTACTGCAACCAACGGGGTATTGATCATGAAAATGCCATTGCGCTTATTGTCAATGGCTACTGCAAAGAAGTACTCAATCAATTGCCTATGGAATTTGCTGTAGAAGCCCAAAAGCTGCTGGCACTTACCCTAGAGGGCAGCGTGGGATAAGGAACACCCATAGAGCACTTTTCGTTTTTGCTTCATTTGTTGTACATCTATTCACTATCTAGCTTTTTTGCAGTATCTATTCACGTCACTGGTTAATAATGAATTGTATTCCACTTTTTTCTTGATAAAAAAGTGGACAAAAAATCAAGCCCTCGGCAAAAAGTTCCGGAACCCACCCCTTACAGATGGAAAAACAGAAGTCGCCCGCTACGCGGGCTTCAAAGGAATCTGTTTTTCCCAATCATCTGCAAGGGGTGGCTTCTATTTCGAAACTTTTTACAGGGGCATTTTATCACTATGGCCATAGTGTTGAACAGATACTTTTTGCACGCTTTGACCGTGGCCATAAATAGTGTACAGCCAGCATGGTTAGACCATTGACCAATACGCAAGGAAAGGTACTACTATCGGTAAACAACAGCGGAGCAACCCATTTGCGCCAAGAGACAACGGACAGTACACCTGCAACCATACCTATTAACGCAGCAAGTGAGCTGCTATGAAAGCCCAAAACAGCTAAAATAAATGGAGCAGCCACTATGGGCATATAAAAACGGTGGAGTACATTCGTCATACGACGTAAAGTAGAAAGGTAGGCACTATTGACGCACAAAATAATAGTTAACGTAGCAATCACAAGTATAGATATATAGGCTACCCTATAATAGTGTCTACAAGAAAGATGACGTCTAAAACGAGCACGTAATAACACAGGTAATATATCATAACTGATCATAACCGCACAGATATGCAACCTAGAATCAGCCGTAGACATAGTAAGCGCTAACAAACACACACAAAGGACTCCCTTGAGTAATGGAGAAGCATGACCCATTATATACTTGAAAATCCCGTTTATTGGTACACTGGATGGTACCCATGCAGCAACAAATGCACCAGCCACTATACAGCACAACATGATGCAAAAACCAATAATACCCGCATATAAAAACACTTTTTTTGCTTGAGAAGGTGTAGAAGACATATACATATGCTGCATGTAACCAGGTTCTATAAAGGCAAATATAACAGCTAAATAGCGAAACATAATTCCTAATTTCGATTGACCAACCAATGAATTATTCCACATATCTTTTTTTAAAAGAAGGGTTTCACTAAGAGGACGGCCTGTTTTTATACAGATAAACCAGGCGAAGAGGCAAAGAAGCACAACAAAAATGGAGAATTGCCATATGTCCGTCAAGACAACCGCACGCGCACCACCGAAAATAGTATAGGCAATCAGCATTACAGTAGCCAGTATAGTAATAATCAATGGATGTACTGAGCTTATGCATCCACTTATAACTTGTGATATAATGTAAACTTGCGTAGCAACAAATGTAATAGAATGACAACAACCCAATAAAGCGGTAATAATCCTTGGATACCTACCATATACACGGCCCATTGTCTCTGTCATGGAGATGTGATAGATAAACTTGGACATCCTCATGCTTAACCCACTAAGAACTAGACAAGGGAGAAGAATACCACCCAATCTCCAACTGAACCAAAATGGCCCAAGAGAAAATTTTGTTAGATGTTCGATCAATGTGGCGCCACCATAATAAGTAGCTAAGGTAGTAGTTACTAAGCTGACTGTAGAAAATTGTCGATCCCCTACAGCATATATTCGAAAATTGGTAAATCTCTTAATAGAGCAACAAACGATCACTGCGGTACACAACAAAAAACTTATTATGGTAAATAACGGAATATCAAACGACATAATTGGATTATAAACTATTTATTAAAGAATATTTTTTAGCCATACTGCTTCATCCTCCCCCATTCGGATCACTTGAGGAAAGCCACGAAGCAAGCGAATAAGATAGCATAGGAGCCTTTGGTGGTTTACTTGTTCCAATAGAAGTATTCAAACTATATACTATCTCAAAATCAGCAAACTTTCTTTTTCTAAGCTCAAGCTTGTTATATAATTTATCGTGAAAAAACAGCTTTGAGTGTGGTGCTTTTTGTACTGCATTGGCTTCAAAATAATTACAACGATCGGATATTTGTTGTACTATATCAGGGTTAACCGACCAGTTCCATCCATTAGGCACAATCTGTTTGTTATATTCCCTTTTAAAATTATTGGAGTAATTTTCTAAAACTGGCCGCATTCCACAGCCATCAGATGACATTGCTACATCCAGCGCCTTGAGGCCATTGCTGCTTTGCTGATGTACATTACACCTGCGCTCTAATATGCATGGTACTTGTAACAACTTCTTTACCATGTCTACATCACGGAACGCAACAGCCAAGAAGAGCGGACAAAGACCTTTTTTATTAAAATACATAGGACAAGCACCTAAGGCAAGTAGGTAGTCTACCAATTTATAATCACGACACAGCACTGCATAGAAAAGCAAAGAATCTTCTTGCTGATCTTTTAGAGACGCCAGATCTTGTGGCGTATAGTTATTGATTTCTCTTTTTTGTATGGTTTCCATGATTTCTATCATAAAATATCCATCGCCATACTCAGCAACATAATGAAGGAGCTCTTCTATTGGAACACCCAATTTTAGGAGATATAAGACAATCTCTTCCCCCCTTATTCGCATCTCGATTTGATGGTCACATCTCTCACATTCGAGATCATATGCATGTTGTTTAGCACATGCCAATAGAGGGTGATAGATCATTTTTGTTACGATGAACAATGGGCTTATACCACGCTTATTTGGCATACTACAGACCTGCATTAGGCTATCAAATCCAGTGTTAGGGGCGGTAAGGTACCACCACTTTAAGGATATTATTATGGACAAATTAGCAGTATTAACTGCTAAGTGCATAATCGTGTTCTGATCTACTCCATACTTTTGTAAAAAAGCTTGCTCCAAGTCAAAGCCATACTTATAAAGTATCTGAAATAATATATCCAACAACTCTTCTGTACATGTATATCCCAATACCTCACCATTATATGAAGTTAACACTTGATCTAACAAAGCCCTTTTAGGATATTGTTTATTATCTTGCTTATTCAACTTATAACCAGTTATTAAACATACTACATCATAAGAGATCGTCTTCAGATGTTCTATCTCTCTTAAGAGCGTACTCAGTAAAAGCCTCAGCTTCTTATAATTACCTGCCTCTATTGCCTTACAAAATAGGGTCTTACCATGCTCGTCCACTTCAAAAAGCTTAGACCTATCTAGGGGTTTCTCGCCTTGCTCTATTTTAGTTGTACCAACATCTTTACCTTCCACACTAGGAACACCTCCAAGCCTATATCTATTACAAGCAGTAATCAACAATCCCACTCCTATATAAATAATTGCTATTAAATGAGTAAATACGAGCATATATGTTTTTAGGCTATAAAGCCTATCATCTACCTTTAATTTTTAAAAAGCATCCTTTTAATGTTAAGTAATTTCTACTATGCATACAAATGATTTAGTGCAGGCATAAGCGGTTTTAGATCAGAAATACTGTAAATTAGCCATATGGCTCCCCTAACTGAAAAACACTACCGATTGGCACTTTCATTGGTGCCAGGTATAGGCTCTGCCCGATTAAAAAAATTATTAGCTTATTTTGGAAGTGGCCAAGCAATATTTGCAGCTGCACATAAAGGGAACAGTTTGCTTCCCTATAAAATAGCCCAATCGATCACTTCAAGCGGTAGCTTGAACGAGGCAGAAAAGATTGTCCAGCTCCATGAAGCAGAGGGCATTCAACTGTTGACAACAGAGGAGGCATCCTATCCCAAACGGTTGCTCGAACTACCAGATGGGCCTTCCCTGCTCTACTACAAGGGGAAACCACTATTGAATGAGCAACGCATAGTTACCATTGTAGGCACCAGGCAATTAACCACTTATGGACAAGCATCAATTACCAAATTCTTAGAGCAACTCCTTCCCTATCAGCCAGTTGTGGTCAGTGGCTTAGCCTATGGGGCAGATATATGGACCCATAAACAAGCATTAGAGATGGGGTTACCTACAATAGCGGTATTGCCAACATGTTTGCATCAAATCTATCCCACTGCGCACAAAAAAATAGCACTAGAAATGTGTGGGGGCAAAGGGGGGTTACTGACAGAATACCCTATAGGCAGTGGACTAGGCGCCCATACCTTTGTGGCACGCAACAGAATTTTAGCTGGCCTAGCAGATGTAACCATAGTGATTGAAGCCAAAGAAAAAAGTGGTGCCTTGATAACTGCCTACTATGCCAACAGCTACCACCGGGAGGTTTTTGCCTTACCGGGTAGTATTTACGCAGCTACTTCTGCAGGATGCCATCGATTGATTAAACGGCATCAGGCACATCTCCTGGCCCATATAGATGACTTAGCTTATATCATGAACTGGACAGTGCACCATCCACCTCAAGCCGATACGTATGCCAATTATCCACTTACGGAATCAGAACAATTGGTCTTAAAACAGTTGCAACAAGCAACGCAACCCATCACGATTGATGGGCTAACCTATATGACCACTCTATCCCCTGGTGCCTTACAAGCAGCATTATTGTCACTAGAATTACAAGGGCTGTTGCGCGCACTGCCGGGCAAACGTTTTACATTAGCCCCTATCTATAAACAATAGACTGCTTGCAAAGCCTACTAAAGATAGGTTTTGAACAAGGTCTAATAGCATTACCAAAGGATAAAGTAGAATTTATGACAAGAATTTAGCTAAATTTGAAACAACTAAAATCTAAATACTATAACATATATATGTTTAAAGTAGCTACCTTATACAAATTTGTGCCCCTAGATGGTCTAGAAGCACTTCAACAGCATCTTCAATCTATATGCAGCGCCCTAACAGGCACCCTACTGATTGCTCCAGAGGGCATTAATGGTACCATTGCTGGATCGCCTGATCTGTTGGATGATGCCATAGCCCAGATAACAACCATGCCACCATTTAGTGACTTGTGGTATCAATATTCTCAAGCGAGGCATAAACCATTTCGCCACTTAAAGGTTAGAGTAAAAAAAGAAATCATAACCATGCACAAGCCAGCGGTTTCATCGATGAAACTACGTGGCCACCACGTCTTGGCTGCAGACTGGCATCGTACCCTGGATAAGGCAGCTGTTCTGGTTGACGTACGCAATGATTACGAACATCGGTTGGGAAGCTTTGAAGGGGCATTGAATCCTAAAACAACCTATTTTAGCCAATTTCCTGACTTTGTTGAAAACCATTTAACGCCCTATAAGGAACAGCCTATTGCTATGTTTTGTACGGGAGGGATCAGGTGTGAAAAGGCATCTGCTTACATGTTGGCCAATGGTTTCAAAGAGGTTTATCAACTTAGTGGTGGCATTCTGCAATATTTAGCCCACACGCGCGAAGAAGCTTCCAGGTGGAAAGGAGAATGTTTTGTTTTTGATGAACGCATCTCTCTAGGCCATGGATTAAAAAAAGGAAACAGCCTACTTTGCTATGGCTGTCGCATGCCTTTAACAACAGCGGATTTAGATGACAATTACCAGCCTGGTATTCGTTGCAAATTTTGTCTAAAAGACAAATAGCCTTTTTTCCGTATCTACAGGGGCATTTTTCTACTATGGCCATAGCGTTGAACGCATACGCTACCTTTGGCTGAAAAAGCAAGTGGCTAATCTATTACCAGCCGCAGCGTCTCCTTCGATAAAAAATGGCGCTCTAGTAGATCTCTTGCAAAACCTACTTTGTGATGAGCAATTTTTAGGAGAAGTGTAGTCGAGCACCGCAGAATACTTAATGTATTTGAGGAGCATAGACAAGCTTCGACACCAAAATTGCCATTAGAAATAGGTTTTGCAAGAGGTCTAGTAAAACACTAACACCTGAGCGATATGTTTTTCAGCCCTCACCCACACCGCGGGTTATACCCAACAGTGTGGGTGAGGGCTAATCTGTTTTTTTACCTTTACGCCACAATTTGTTCAACCAACCGACAAAGGTCGTTATAAGATTCCGCAAAGAGCGGACACATATTACCCGTTGGGCTATTTCTAATACGTATGCGGTTGGCACTCAAGGTTGGACCAAAAAACAGATCTAATTTATGCAGTGGATAACGAAACAACACAGGCGGCTCCTCACCCTTATCAGCAACAGGATCCATTACAATGGCTATTAATTTGCATAACGTATATTTGTCTTTCATCGTAGCAGCCAACGCTATAAAGTTATCTAAACCAGCTGGTATCATATTATTGTGTTCGGGAAGAATCAGAACCAACTTTTCTATCATGGATAGGGTATCTTGTAAAGCAGTTAACTGCTCTTGCTGAATCTCTAAAGGCTGGGAAGATTCTATGAACTTGTCTAAGCTGATTGTTTCTAATTTTGTATCGTACCCCTTGGCTTCTAATGCACCCGCACACCAACAACTAAAATTTTCCGGAAAAGGATTACCAGGCTCAGTTGTAGTGAGAATAAGCACCTTGGTTTTCATGGTGGGGGATTAACATTTAAACTTTTATAGACATACATTATAGACCACTAAAAATAGCCTGGAAGCAATAAGTTTTGCACGAATATAGCAATTATTTGTACAAATAACGTAATATATTTAGTTATTCAGCGCTTTGTTTGGGCATAACTATCCTAGTAGCCAATGATCCAAGCACCATTGGGCCTATTATTTAGGTACGAGTCGATAGAAAGTTATACAGATAATAGAAAAGATAATATTAGGCAGCCATATGTCCAACAGTGGGTGTTCGCTTTGGGTCTCCACTACAATTTTAGCAGATAAAAAGAGGACGATATACAAACAGGCTAAGATACTACCTAAGGTAATGCGCCTGCCTACACTACCTCTAGGCTTATGTACTGCAACCAAAAAACCCAATACAATCAGAATGATAATGGCAAAAGGTGTCATATATCGAATGTGTAACTCTGCTATGAAAAAACGGACGCTTTCGTTACCCTTATAGATCAGTTTTTGAATATGTGAGGTCAGCTCGGGAAGGGTCAACCCATCTTTTAGGTTGGGGTTAATGGAAAAATCTTCTGGGTGCACCTCTAAAGAAATGGTCAAGCGATCTCCTTCTGTAACCTCCTCATGCTTTGGAAAAAAGAGACGTTTTTTCCAAGACCGCACCATCCAAGTCTGCTCCCTTGTAGACCATTGTATCTTTTCAGCATGCAGTCGCTCAACCAATGCATGGTCTTGAAAAGTATCTAAGCTGACATCATATCCCGTATCATTATAGCCATGGTACTTAGCAATATAGAGATATTGATCAGCACCTACTTTAAGTTGTACATAGTCTGATTGAACAAAAAAACCCATGCCAAGATATTCTGTTTCAAACTGAACACGTTGCTTATTCGAACTAGCTAGCAACCAACCCGTTAGGTAAAAATTACCTCCAGTAAGGAACAGTGCAATAATGATATAGGGTGTGATGATGCGATGCAAACTAATGCCACTACTTAATAGGGCAATAATCTCTGACCGCTTTGCCAATCTAGTGGTCACCCAGATCGTAGTCCAAAAGACAATAATAGGGACTAAAAGATTCACTATGTAGGGAACCAGTACGCAATAATAGCTAAATACCTGCAAAAATGAAAGGTGGTGCTTTGTAAAGCTGCTGACATTTTCCGCTACATGAATGACAACAATCACTAGCGTAACAATGGTCAGTACAACAAAAAAAGTGGAAAAAAACTTCTTAAAAATATATCGATCTAGTAGCTTCATGTTGATTAGATTTTTTCCATGATGGTTTTAACCATATGGTTCTTCCATGCGGCAAAGTTACCTTGTTGAATTTGCACGCTAGCTTGACGCACCAGCCACAGATAAAAAGTTAGGTTATGCACACTGGCCAATTGCGCTCCTAATAGTTCTTTAGTGGTAATCAAGTGGCGCAGATAGGCTTTTGAATAATAGCCACTGACAGGGCCGCCCAGTGCGGCATCTATAGGGCTAAAGTCATGCGCCCATTTTCTATTTTTAATGTTTACGATGCCTTGTGTAGTGAACAACGTACCATTGCGTCCATTTCGAGTGGGCATAACGCAGTCAAACATATCTACACCTAATGCAATGCACTCTAAAAGATCCAGCGGAGTGCCCACGCCCATTAAATAACGTGGTTTATCTCTGGGTAAAATGGAACAAACCAATTCTGTAATCTCATAGAGTTGGCCAGTAGGATGGCATACCCCTCCTATGGCATTGCCAGGCCTATCTGCTGCAGCAATGGTTTCTGCAGATTGTACCCGCAAATCTTTATAAATGCTGCCTTGGACAATCGGGAAAAGCGTCTGATGGGCATACTGTTCCGTTAAGGTAGCATCGAAATAGTCTATCCCCCTTTTGAGCCAGCGATGGGTACGCTCCATAGAATCCTTTGCATAGTGGTAGCTGCAAGGATAAGGCGTACACTCATCCAATACCATCATGATATCAGAGCCAATACTGCGTTGAATGTCTACTACACTTTCTGGTGTAAAGAGATGGCTGGACCCATCTATATGGGAACGAAAGGTGACCCCTGCCTCTGTAAGCTTGCGATTGCCTGCTAAAGAGTAGACCTGATAGCCCCCGCTATCGGTTAATATGGGACGATGCCATCCCATAAAAGCGTGCAGGCCTCCTGCTCCATCTAAGATTTTAGTACCTGGACGCAGATAAAGGTGGTAGGTATTGCCTAAGATAATATCAGCATCGAGCTGGTCCTGTAGTACTTGCTGTGGAATAGCTTTTACCGACCCAATTGTGCCTACTGGCATAAAAATAGGCGTACGGATGGTGCCTCTACTAGTAGTGATCAGCCCTGCTCTAGCCTTAGAATGGGGATCTTCGTGTTCTACTAAAAACTGCAATGAAGTATAGATGATTATATTTTTATTCAGTAACCTATGCATTATAGTAGGCAAAAAAACCTACCTATCTGAAATCCCTTGTGGATGTCAGGTCAAATATATGGCTTTTTACCTTTATCCTGCATGCGAGGCCGCCAGCACAAACTGGAAAATAGCAATAAAGTCCATAATTTACCTTAAATTAGTAAAATGAGCAGATATACATATCATGCACCTTTATGCCATCATTTAGACTTCTTTCGAAACGCTACTTCTGCTGGTAATTTGCAAGTCGATTCAGTGCTTAACTCCTCACGTACATCTAGTACGCTTTGGTTTTGCGCGCTGTGTCTTCTACAAACTCCTGAGCGCAAGCATATTTCGAAAGCAGTCTATTGCAGCTGGTGATGTATACCGCTTATTACCAATTCCGTTAAGCGGCCATTCCATTTAATACAAAAGATTTCTATGCAACTTCGTGCTGATTCATTAATCAAGGAATACAAAGGTCGTAAGGTAGTAAAAGGCATCTCACTGACCGTTTCTTCTGGGGAAATTGTAGGGTTACTAGGCCCTAATGGGGCAGGCAAAACCACTACCTTCTATATGACAGTTGGGCTGATCAAGCCAAATAGTGGCAATATTTATTTAGACGAAACCTGCATCACACCATTGCCCCTATACAAACGTGCCCAAAAGGGGATTAGCTATCTACCCCAGGAGGCCTCTGTTTTTAGACAATTAACAGTAGAGGAAAACATTATGGCAGTACTGGAAATGCGTGGTCTTTCGAAACAGGAACGCAAAGAAAAACTAGATGGTTTATTAGAAGAGTTTAGCATTACCCATATACGGAAAAGTAAGGGGAATGTACTTTCTGGAGGGGAACGTCGCCGTACAGAAATAGCTAGAGCGTTGGCTACCGACCCTAAATTTGTATTGCTAGACGAACCCTTTGCAGGTGTAGATCCTATTGCTGTAGAAGAGATCCAACTGCTTATCGCCAAACTCAAGCACAATAACATTGGTGTGCTGATTACCGATCACAATGTAGATGAAACCCTTTCCATTACGAATAGAGCTTATTTGATGTTTGCCGGTACATTGCTTAAAGCAGGCACTGCAGAAGAATTAGCAGAAGATGAACAGGTACGTAGGCTTTATCTTGGAGAAAAATTTGAATTAAAACGTTATGAATAACCTGAATGATGAGGCTATAAAGGCGCAATATCAAGTAGTTATTGGGTTAGAGATCCATATTCAACTGCTCACTGAGAGTAAAATGTTTTCCTCAGATAGGGCTGAATATGGTGCGCTTCCCAATACGAACCTGAGTCCTGTTACATTGGCCTGCCCTGGCACATTGCCTAGAGTCAATAAGAAAGCATTTGACTATGCGATCAAGTTAGGGTTGGCTTGTGGCTCCACCATCACAGATGTAAACCTTTTTGCAAGAAAGAGTTATTTCTATCCAGACTTACCGAAAGGCTTTCAAATCACGCAAGATACCACCCCTATTTGCCGAGGGGGCTTTGTAAACATTTATTCAAATGAGGGGGTGAAAAAAAAAATCCCACTGATCCGCATGCATCTAGAAGAAGACACTGGCAAGTCATTACATGGCATAGTGGAGGACATTACCTTATTGGATTATAACCGTGCAGGAACGCCTTTATTAGAATTGGTTACCGCGCCAGCGCTCACCACAGGGGAAGAAGCCTATCAGTTTTTAGCTGAAATCCGCAAATTGGTTCGGTATTTAGAGATTTGTGATGGCAATATGGAAGAGGCTTCTTTGCGTTGTGATGCCAATATCTCAGTAGCCCCCAAGGAATCCAATCGCTTAGGTACGAGAGTAGAGGTTAAAAACATGAATTCCATGCGCAATGTTCAGCTGGCCATTGCTTATGAGATCGATCGACAAATCGCACGGTTAGAAGCAGGCGAACCGGTGATTGCAGAAACCAGGAACTTTCAAGCGGCTTCGGGTGAAACGGTTAGCCTACGTGCCAAAGAGAGCGCTAGTGAGTACCGTTATTTTCCAGAACCAGACATTCCGCCTATATGGGTTTCACAGGAATGGATAGCGCGCATTCGAAGGACGATGCCTTTGTTGCCAAGCGCCTATTTCAAAAAATTTGTAGGGGTATATGGCCTTTCAGATTATACCGCTTCGGTACTTACTGAAAACAAAGCTTTTGCAATATTGTTTGATGAGCTATGTCAGCATACTACCCACTATACTGCTGCCGCCAATTGGTTGTTGGGGCCTGTTAAAGGGTATTTGAACGAGCTATCGCTTTCTTTAGAGGATTTTCCCTTAACGGTAGACCGTTTTGTTGCATTGATCACCTTGGTAGAAAGCGGCATGGTGAGTTTTTCTGTTGCGGCCAGTCAAA from Cardinium endosymbiont of Philonthus spinipes includes the following:
- the gatB gene encoding Asp-tRNA(Asn)/Glu-tRNA(Gln) amidotransferase subunit GatB; protein product: MNNLNDEAIKAQYQVVIGLEIHIQLLTESKMFSSDRAEYGALPNTNLSPVTLACPGTLPRVNKKAFDYAIKLGLACGSTITDVNLFARKSYFYPDLPKGFQITQDTTPICRGGFVNIYSNEGVKKKIPLIRMHLEEDTGKSLHGIVEDITLLDYNRAGTPLLELVTAPALTTGEEAYQFLAEIRKLVRYLEICDGNMEEASLRCDANISVAPKESNRLGTRVEVKNMNSMRNVQLAIAYEIDRQIARLEAGEPVIAETRNFQAASGETVSLRAKESASEYRYFPEPDIPPIWVSQEWIARIRRTMPLLPSAYFKKFVGVYGLSDYTASVLTENKAFAILFDELCQHTTHYTAAANWLLGPVKGYLNELSLSLEDFPLTVDRFVALITLVESGMVSFSVAASQIFPLLLEQLDATPIALAEQLDLIQDSDEANLKALVEEVLAAYPDKVIAYKNGKSGLLAMFMGEIMKKSQGKANASLASKLLEEALR